One genomic region from Phoenix dactylifera cultivar Barhee BC4 unplaced genomic scaffold, palm_55x_up_171113_PBpolish2nd_filt_p 000599F, whole genome shotgun sequence encodes:
- the LOC103712622 gene encoding DAG protein, chloroplastic-like isoform X2, with translation MATMNSSSLSSLKALMTSSPNHRIAPRGAHVPALRPNPLLPPFSSRLRPAFLPGVPRAMAVDGEYSSRRSSSSEPRETILLPGCDYNHWLIVMEFPKDPAPTREQMIETYLNTLATVLGSMEEAKKNMYAFSTTTYTGFQCTVSEETAEKFKGLPGVLWVLPDSYIDVKNKDYGGDKYINGEIIPCTYPTYQPKQRSGSKYQSRRYERRRDGPPSERRRPTQEAPRPEAAS, from the exons ATGGCGACCATgaactcctcctctctctcctccctcaaAGCCCTAATGACCTCCTCGCCGAACCATAGAATCGCCCCACGCGGCGCCCACGTCCCCGCGCTCCGCCCCAATCCCCTTCTTCCCCCCTTTTCCTCCCGCCTCCGGCCGGCCTTCCTGCCGGGTGTGCCCCGGGCCATGGCAGTGGACGGGGAGTACTCGTCCAGGAGGAGCAGCAGCAGCGAGCCGAGGGAGACGATCCTGCTGCCCGGATGCGACTACAACCACTGGCTCATCGTCATGGAGTTCCCCAAGGACCCTGCCCCCACCCGGGAGCAGATGATCGAGACCTACCTCAACACCCTTGCCACGGTTCTCGGAAG CATGGAGGAAGCGAAAAAGAACATGTATGCTTTTAGCACTACTACTTATACTGGCTTTCAATGCACTGTATCTGAAGAGACTGCAGAGAAATTCAAGG GATTGCCTGGTGTTCTCTGGGTACTACCAGATTCCTATATTGATGTGAAAAACAAGGACTATGGAG GTGATAAATATATAAACGGGGAGATAATTCCATGTACATACCCAACCTACCAACCAAAACAGCGAAGTGGTTCAAAATACCAGAGCAGAAGGTACGAGAGACGGAGGGACGGTCCTCCATCTGAACGCAGAAGACCAACACAAGAAGCTCCTCGGCCTGAGGCAGCATCATAA
- the LOC120106666 gene encoding uncharacterized protein LOC120106666: protein MAKISPFSILLMFLLLIGLMGVAELAATGGGSIHELLREHGLPAGLLPKAVESFDLDRDSGLLEVRLERPCYAVYDGLAYFDRVVRGNLSHGALRGVEGFSQEELFLWLPVKGILVSDPSSGIILIDIVLAHKQLSLSLFEEPPDCQPAVRQVIGEGLFGRKVGLQGRREI from the exons ATGGCAAAGATCTCGCCTTTCTCTATCCTTCTGATGTTTCTACTCTTGATAGGTCTTATGGGCGTGGCGGAGCTCGCGGCGACCGGGGGCGGATCGATCCACGAGCTCCTCCGGGAGCACGGCCTTCCGGCCGGCCTCCTTCCGAAGGCGGTCGAGTCGTTCGACCTGGACCGGGACTCCGGTCTCCTTGAGGTCCGGCTCGAGCGGCCCTGCTATGCGGTTTACGACGGGCTGGCCTACTTCGACCGGGTGGTCCGGGGGAACCTCAGCCACGGCGCGCTCCGGGGAGTGGAGGGCTTCTCCCAGGAGGAGCTCTTCCTCTGGCTCCCCGTCAAGGGGATTCTCGTCTCCGATCCGTCGTCCGGCATCATCCTCATCGACATCGTCCTCGCCCACAAACAGTTGTCCCTCTCGCTCTTCGAGGAGCCGCCGGACTGCCAGCCGGCGGTGCGGCAGGTCATCGGGGAAG GGCTTTTTGGCAGAAAGGTCGGATTGCAAGGTCGGAGAGAGATATAG
- the LOC103712626 gene encoding F-box/LRR-repeat protein At3g48880-like, which translates to MAAAYGGAAGESSTASAAGIGGRWEDLNRDLLVAIFERMGVADLIAGVPFVCSSWRVASLDPLCWRNLDFRDWESICLRLFFRRNEILDFADLLDFSITRAHEHLDSIYFPDFADDIDLLDVSERCPELTYFSLPNPHVMEHRFCEAVSKLEFLKGMAVDESVINREVLQHVNKCCKYFTELNVFAENVDEEKASIICKSLPDLRKLEITNSAISRQAIITFLDELKDLEHLDISGYENSGITDLVLEKASRLKVFLWDSRFELGEFMACSNNEEDDWLLQRSCECMLDSKVMEWLAELS; encoded by the exons ATGGCAGCCGCTTACGGCGGAGCCGCCGGAGAGAGCAGCACCGCCTCCGCCGCTGGCATCGGCGGAAGGTGGGAGGACCTGAACCGTGACCTTCTGGTGGCGATCTTCGAGAGGATGGGGGTGGCGGACCTCATCGCCGGCGTCCCCTTCGTCTGTTCATCTTGGCGCGTCGCCTCACTTGACCCCCTCTGCTGGCGGAACCTCGActtccgcgactgggagtccaTCTGCCTCCGCCTCTTCTTCCGCCGCAACGAGATCCTCGACTTCGCCGACCTCCTCGATTTCTCCATCACCCGCGCCCACGAGCACCTCGACTCCATCTATTTCCCTGACTTCGCTGACGATATCGATCTCCTCGACGTCTCCGAAAG GTGTCCAGAGTTGACTTATTTCAGCCTCCCAAATCCGCATGTAATGGAGCATAGATTCTGTGAGGCTGTCAGCAAACTTGAGTTTCTCAAGGGCATGGCAGTGGACGAGAGTGTCATCAACCGCGAAGTGCTTCAACATGTCAACAAGTGCTGTAAATACTTCACTGAGCTGAACGTGTTTGCTGAGAATGTGGATGAAGAGAAAGCATCCATCATCTGCAAATCTCTCCCAGACCTCCGGAAACTTGAGATAACGAATTCTGCCATCTCAAGGCAGGCCATAATTACTTTTCTAGATGAGTTGAAGGATTTGGAGCACCTTGACATTTCTGGGTATGAGAATTCTGGTATCACAGATTTGGTCCTGGAGAAGGCTTCACGCCTGAAGGTTTTCCTGTGGGACTCAAGATTTGAGTTGGGTGAGTTTATGGCCTGTTCAAATAATGAGGAGGATGACTGGCTACTTCAGAGGTCTTGTGAGTGCATGCTGGATTCGAAGGTCATGGAGTGGTTGGCAGAGCTTTCTTGA
- the LOC103712622 gene encoding DAG protein, chloroplastic-like isoform X1: MATMNSSSLSSLKALMTSSPNHRIAPRGAHVPALRPNPLLPPFSSRLRPAFLPGVPRAMAVDGEYSSRRSSSSEPRETILLPGCDYNHWLIVMEFPKDPAPTREQMIETYLNTLATVLGSMEEAKKNMYAFSTTTYTGFQCTVSEETAEKFKDRFPSCVGLPGVLWVLPDSYIDVKNKDYGGDKYINGEIIPCTYPTYQPKQRSGSKYQSRRYERRRDGPPSERRRPTQEAPRPEAAS; this comes from the exons ATGGCGACCATgaactcctcctctctctcctccctcaaAGCCCTAATGACCTCCTCGCCGAACCATAGAATCGCCCCACGCGGCGCCCACGTCCCCGCGCTCCGCCCCAATCCCCTTCTTCCCCCCTTTTCCTCCCGCCTCCGGCCGGCCTTCCTGCCGGGTGTGCCCCGGGCCATGGCAGTGGACGGGGAGTACTCGTCCAGGAGGAGCAGCAGCAGCGAGCCGAGGGAGACGATCCTGCTGCCCGGATGCGACTACAACCACTGGCTCATCGTCATGGAGTTCCCCAAGGACCCTGCCCCCACCCGGGAGCAGATGATCGAGACCTACCTCAACACCCTTGCCACGGTTCTCGGAAG CATGGAGGAAGCGAAAAAGAACATGTATGCTTTTAGCACTACTACTTATACTGGCTTTCAATGCACTGTATCTGAAGAGACTGCAGAGAAATTCAAGG ATCGATTTCCATCTTGTGTAGGATTGCCTGGTGTTCTCTGGGTACTACCAGATTCCTATATTGATGTGAAAAACAAGGACTATGGAG GTGATAAATATATAAACGGGGAGATAATTCCATGTACATACCCAACCTACCAACCAAAACAGCGAAGTGGTTCAAAATACCAGAGCAGAAGGTACGAGAGACGGAGGGACGGTCCTCCATCTGAACGCAGAAGACCAACACAAGAAGCTCCTCGGCCTGAGGCAGCATCATAA
- the LOC103712623 gene encoding unconventional myosin-VI-like yields the protein MSRQTLGKRKRYILRFRVGLKPSSSSSIPSRVSQDHVGELQKLKAEMEEIKMEHEELRRQLEQERREHEEEKKEREEEQKQIAHLTSLVTEFLKKKTKHTSHLSIIMGHVFNWWYKYSLIHGGVMSM from the exons ATGTCTAGACAGACActtggaaaaagaaagagatacaTTCTTAGATTTAGGGTTGGGCTGaagccctcttcatcttcttccatacCTAGTCGTGTGTCACAAGACCATGTTGGGGAGTTGCAGAAACTTAAAGCTGAGATGGAGGAGATAAAGATGGAGCATGAGGAGCTGCGGAGGCAATTGGagcaggagaggagagagcatgaggaggaaaagaaagagcgaGAGGAAGAACAGAAGCAAATTGCACATCTTACAAGTTTGGTGACAGAGTTCTTAAAGAAAAAGACCAAACACACAAGTCATCTATCCATCATAATGGGCCATGTATTCAACTGGTGGTACAAATACTCGTTG ATACATGGTGGAGTTATGAGCATGTGA